A window from Culex pipiens pallens isolate TS chromosome 3, TS_CPP_V2, whole genome shotgun sequence encodes these proteins:
- the LOC120419146 gene encoding uncharacterized protein LOC120419146, with product MADDDNWSMQCCELDDLIPSPEELENAYVALENGTYPLELNWKCPGRRPPSPVPKDDGPKTTEVVEKETPTKNKEFDFMDDGPLPQMRVRTQNSGPKGSAKKKTTNFAGVLDQMKKHGRLTPLKEGAAPAAGGSSAS from the exons ATGGCCGATGATGACAACTGGTCCATGCAGTGCTGCGAGCTGGACGATCTGATCCCATCGCCGGAAGAGCTGGAGAACGCGTACGTAGCGCTCGAGAATGGCACCTACCCACTGGAACTGAACTGGAAATGCCCCGGCCGGCGGCCACCGTCACCGGTTCCGAAAGATGACGGACCCAAGACCACCGAAGTGGTCGAGAAGGAAAC tCCCACCAAAAACAAGGAGTTTGACTTCATGGACGATGGTCCGCTGCCGCAGATGCGCGTTCGAACGCAGAATAGTGGCCCCAAAGGATCGGCCAAGAAGAAAACCACCAACTTTGCCGGCGTGCTGGACCAGATGAAGAAGCATGGCCGGTTAACGCCACTCAAGGAGGGAGCAGCACCGGCAGCGGGAGGGAGCTCGGCTAGCTAA
- the LOC128093341 gene encoding uncharacterized protein LOC128093341, with amino-acid sequence MAFRRTLLSVAGGWPTVGIRKLTAVFQKFGQTGLKQRKVCSDHFSENELTSGLARRPVPGAVPRSRIQVASGQFLSNDDCRSGESRGIPTSVNWAEHETVDPRELDVPDKPSYQQTNSSSSKRQIKRCPR; translated from the exons ATGGCTTTCCGAAGGACGCTGCTCT CTGTCGCCGGTGGGTGGCCAACTGTGGGAATCCGGAAGTTGACGGCTGTGTTTCAAAAGTTTGGACAGACCGGTTTGAAACAGCGAAAAGTTTGTTCAGACCACTTTTCGGAAAACGAGCTGACAAGTGGATTGGCCAGGAG ACCGGTTCCAGGTGCTGTGCCAAGGTCTCGAATCCAGGTAGCCAGCGGCCAATTTTTGTCAAACGATGACTGCAGGAGTGGTGAATCGCGTGGGATACCTACTTCGGTCAACTGGGCCGAGCACGAGACCGTCGACCCGAGGGAACTTGACGTGCCCGACAAACCTAGTTATCAGCAAACAAATTCGTCTTCTTCAAAGCGACAGATCAAGCGGTGTCCGCGATGA